One segment of Bacteroidota bacterium DNA contains the following:
- a CDS encoding ABC transporter ATP-binding protein: MKELQYLNKYFYKYRGRLAVGIVFVNCACLCQIFPAQIMRDAINEVSRYFDIPNQTMDKSEIYQSVIRYTLLIIGLALLRGMFMFFMRQTIIVISRWIEYDMKNEIFSKYQQLNASFYSVNSTGDLMNRISEDVARVRMYVGPVVMYVINLTVTIVLTVYVMSTINWKLTLIVLTPLPVLVFIIYKVHDIINKRSDEVQEQLSNLSTFVQESFSGIRIIQSFAREKSFEASFANANGDYKKKSLSLARINALFYPAVTLLIGLSTILTIYFGGMAVIDGSFDIGSIAEFIMYVNMLTWPVASLGWIITLVQRAAASQQRINQFLNQTTEIENTNVEPSQFKGNIEFRNVSFTYKNSGIEAIKNCSFIIHENETVAITGKTGSGKSTIAVLLLRLYDCDSGEILIDGKNIKEINLDAWRKFVGYVPQEIFLFSDTISRNIAFGLDAESLSAKDLQQKIISSASDAAIDASITQFENGYETLLGERGINLSGGQKQRISIARALVKEPGLLLLDDCLSAVDTQTEEQIVSNIKRLSTAHKSIVISHRISTIKFADKILLLENGNLMAQGTHEDLLNNNALYFTIYNDQLIKENQELIS, translated from the coding sequence GTGAAAGAACTTCAATATTTAAATAAATATTTTTACAAATACCGAGGCAGGTTGGCAGTAGGAATCGTATTTGTAAATTGTGCCTGCTTGTGTCAGATTTTTCCTGCACAGATTATGCGCGATGCCATTAATGAGGTTAGCCGTTATTTTGATATACCTAATCAAACCATGGATAAAAGTGAAATTTACCAAAGTGTAATACGCTATACCTTGCTCATAATTGGGTTGGCACTATTGCGTGGTATGTTTATGTTTTTTATGCGTCAAACCATCATTGTTATTTCGCGCTGGATAGAGTATGATATGAAAAACGAAATTTTTTCAAAGTACCAACAATTGAATGCTTCTTTTTACAGTGTAAACTCGACCGGTGATTTGATGAACCGCATTAGCGAAGATGTAGCCCGCGTGCGCATGTATGTAGGCCCTGTGGTTATGTATGTAATTAACCTGACGGTTACTATTGTGCTCACGGTATATGTCATGTCAACCATTAACTGGAAACTTACGTTGATTGTGCTTACGCCACTACCGGTGCTGGTATTTATTATTTATAAAGTGCACGATATTATAAACAAAAGAAGCGATGAGGTGCAGGAGCAACTAAGTAATCTTTCGACTTTTGTGCAGGAATCATTTTCGGGAATTCGCATTATACAATCATTTGCACGCGAAAAAAGTTTTGAGGCTTCATTTGCAAATGCAAATGGAGATTACAAAAAAAAATCGCTGTCACTAGCCAGAATAAATGCACTTTTCTATCCAGCAGTTACGCTGCTTATAGGTTTAAGTACCATACTTACAATTTACTTTGGAGGTATGGCGGTAATAGATGGTTCATTTGACATAGGCAGCATTGCAGAATTTATTATGTATGTAAATATGCTAACATGGCCGGTAGCATCGCTGGGCTGGATTATTACGTTGGTGCAACGTGCAGCGGCATCACAACAACGAATTAATCAGTTTTTAAATCAAACAACCGAAATAGAAAACACAAATGTTGAACCCTCACAATTTAAAGGTAATATCGAATTTAGGAATGTGTCGTTTACCTATAAAAATTCAGGAATAGAGGCTATAAAAAATTGTTCGTTTATAATCCATGAAAATGAAACGGTTGCCATTACCGGAAAAACAGGAAGTGGAAAATCTACCATTGCAGTATTACTGTTGAGGTTGTATGATTGCGATAGTGGCGAAATATTAATTGATGGAAAAAATATTAAGGAAATTAATTTAGACGCATGGCGCAAGTTTGTTGGCTATGTGCCCCAGGAAATTTTTCTTTTTAGTGATACCATAAGCCGCAACATTGCATTTGGTCTTGATGCCGAATCTTTATCGGCAAAAGATTTACAACAAAAAATAATTTCATCGGCATCGGATGCTGCCATAGATGCAAGCATAACTCAATTTGAAAATGGCTACGAAACCCTCTTGGGCGAAAGAGGAATTAATCTTTCGGGAGGACAAAAACAGCGCATTTCCATTGCTCGTGCGTTGGTGAAAGAACCCGGCTTACTCTTGTTGGATGACTGCCTGAGTGCAGTAGATACGCAAACCGAAGAGCAAATAGTTTCAAATATTAAACGACTGTCAACCGCTCATAAGTCCATTGTTATATCGCATCGTATATCCACTATTAAATTTGCTGATAAAATTTTGTTGCTTGAAAATGGCAACCTTATGGCACAGGGCACCCATGAGGATTTGCTTAACAATAATGCGTTGTATTTCACTATTTACAACGATCAATTGATAAAAGAAAACCAAGAGCTTATTTCTTAA